A genomic region of Ignavibacteria bacterium contains the following coding sequences:
- a CDS encoding molybdopterin-dependent oxidoreductase translates to MNTISRRKFLKITSATIATAAILSGGGKHIIKGAETINSKVIKGVQKIPTYCDLCFWKCGVIAYVKDGKLWKLEGNPLDPLSKGRLCPRGTGGVVAHYDPERLKSPLIRKNLRGEEKWVEVTWDEALNYIADKMIKIKNEYGPESIALFSHGIGGTFIKHLLRAYGSPNETAPSFAQCRGPREVGFELTFGDVVGSPERTDIENAKCLVLIGSHLGENMHNTQVQEFSKAVERGASIIVVDPRFSVAASKAKYYLPIKPGTDLALLLAWMGVIVREKLYDEEYVKKYGYGFEKFAQEVSQYTPEWAYIETGIKPELIVETAREMSRYKPATLIHPGRHTTWYGDDTQRSRAIALLNALMGSWGRKGGFYVPYSMSIPKYPYPPYPELKKEPVDNPNGRFPFATGEQISTGIREATITSKPYPIKGWFIYGTNLLQALPNREETIKAIQNLDLMVVIDVIPSEIAGWADVVLPESVYLERYDELNNSPFREGFVGIRQPVVEEPANQKPNWWIAKKLAEKLGLQQYFPWKDIEEYLQTRLSLAGLSFEELKEKGIIKAPSQPIYFEDGVEPVFETPSGKIEFYSDQLASAGFDPVPRYTKHPDPPAGYFRLLFGRAPVHTFSKTQSNPLLRDMMSENEVWVNADVAERWGLKNGQKIKLKNQDGVLSDPVKVKVTERIRKDCVYIVHGFGQKSRALRSIYRKGASDAELITKYTTDPLMGGTAMNVNFVTFELEV, encoded by the coding sequence ATGAACACAATTTCAAGAAGAAAATTTTTAAAAATAACGAGTGCAACAATTGCAACCGCCGCAATTTTATCCGGTGGAGGTAAACATATCATAAAGGGTGCAGAAACAATAAATTCAAAAGTGATTAAAGGCGTTCAGAAAATACCAACCTACTGTGATTTATGCTTCTGGAAATGCGGTGTGATTGCTTATGTAAAAGATGGAAAACTCTGGAAACTTGAAGGTAATCCTTTAGATCCTCTTAGTAAAGGCAGATTGTGCCCAAGAGGAACCGGAGGTGTTGTTGCACATTACGATCCTGAAAGATTAAAATCACCTCTAATTAGAAAAAATCTTCGAGGTGAAGAAAAGTGGGTTGAGGTCACCTGGGACGAAGCTTTGAATTACATCGCTGATAAAATGATTAAGATAAAGAATGAATATGGGCCTGAATCAATCGCATTGTTCTCTCATGGAATTGGTGGAACATTCATTAAACATCTTTTAAGAGCTTATGGCAGTCCAAATGAAACTGCACCTTCATTTGCACAATGTCGTGGTCCACGCGAAGTTGGTTTTGAATTAACATTTGGTGATGTAGTTGGTTCGCCAGAAAGAACTGATATAGAAAACGCAAAATGTCTTGTCTTAATTGGTTCTCATCTCGGTGAAAATATGCACAATACTCAAGTGCAGGAATTTTCAAAAGCAGTTGAACGAGGTGCATCAATTATAGTTGTTGACCCACGATTTAGTGTTGCTGCAAGCAAGGCAAAATATTATCTGCCAATTAAACCTGGAACCGATCTCGCTCTACTTCTTGCATGGATGGGAGTAATTGTTCGAGAAAAATTATATGATGAAGAGTATGTAAAAAAATATGGTTACGGATTTGAAAAATTTGCTCAGGAAGTTTCTCAATACACTCCCGAGTGGGCTTATATCGAAACAGGAATTAAACCAGAATTGATTGTTGAAACCGCTCGTGAAATGTCAAGATACAAACCAGCAACATTAATTCACCCGGGAAGGCATACAACCTGGTATGGTGATGATACTCAAAGAAGTCGAGCAATTGCATTATTAAATGCTTTAATGGGAAGTTGGGGAAGAAAAGGCGGTTTCTATGTTCCTTATTCAATGAGCATCCCCAAATACCCATATCCACCTTATCCAGAATTAAAGAAAGAACCAGTTGATAATCCAAATGGAAGATTTCCATTTGCAACTGGTGAACAAATTTCAACTGGAATAAGAGAAGCTACAATTACAAGTAAACCATATCCAATTAAAGGCTGGTTTATTTACGGTACAAATCTTCTTCAAGCTCTGCCAAATAGGGAAGAAACGATAAAAGCGATCCAAAATCTTGATTTAATGGTTGTAATAGATGTTATTCCAAGTGAAATTGCCGGCTGGGCTGATGTTGTGCTTCCTGAGTCAGTTTATCTTGAAAGATATGATGAATTAAATAACTCACCTTTTAGAGAAGGTTTTGTGGGAATTCGTCAACCTGTTGTAGAAGAACCAGCCAATCAAAAACCAAATTGGTGGATTGCCAAAAAATTAGCTGAGAAACTTGGGCTCCAACAATATTTCCCTTGGAAAGATATCGAAGAATATCTTCAAACAAGATTAAGTCTTGCTGGACTTTCTTTTGAAGAATTAAAAGAAAAAGGAATTATAAAAGCTCCATCACAACCAATTTATTTTGAAGATGGCGTTGAACCAGTGTTTGAAACTCCATCCGGTAAAATTGAATTTTATTCAGATCAACTTGCTTCAGCGGGCTTTGATCCTGTTCCAAGATATACAAAACATCCAGATCCACCAGCTGGTTATTTCAGACTTCTCTTTGGAAGAGCTCCTGTGCATACATTTAGTAAAACTCAATCGAATCCACTGCTTCGAGATATGATGAGCGAAAATGAAGTCTGGGTAAATGCTGATGTCGCTGAAAGGTGGGGCTTGAAAAATGGTCAGAAAATTAAACTGAAAAATCAGGATGGTGTTTTGAGTGATCCAGTTAAAGTTAAAGTGACTGAAAGAATAAGAAAAGATTGCGTTTATATTGTTCATGGATTTGGTCAAAAATCACGAGCATTGCGTTCCATTTACCGAAAGGGCGCAAGTGATGCAGAACTTATAACAAAATATACAACTGACCCCTTAATGGGTGGAACAGCAATGAATGTAAACTTTGTAACTTTTGAATTGGAGGTTTAA
- a CDS encoding 4Fe-4S dicluster domain-containing protein, translated as MPRYGMVIDTKKCVGCQDCVLACKTENNIPEGYNRDWIVTEVHGKFPDLHMEIRTERCNHCTNTPCVSVCPTGASHIHEWGGIVLVDKDLCIGCKACVEACPYDARYIHPDGYADKCTFCIHRVEKGLQPACVEVCPTHCIYFGDLDDPNSEVSQLLKSRKWHVNLPEAGTEPNIFYLI; from the coding sequence ATGCCAAGATATGGAATGGTCATCGATACCAAAAAATGTGTTGGCTGTCAGGATTGTGTACTCGCCTGTAAAACTGAAAACAACATCCCTGAAGGTTACAACCGAGATTGGATTGTAACTGAAGTACACGGCAAGTTTCCTGACTTACATATGGAAATTAGAACTGAAAGATGCAATCATTGCACGAATACACCCTGTGTTTCTGTTTGCCCAACAGGCGCAAGTCATATTCACGAATGGGGTGGAATTGTCTTAGTAGATAAGGATTTGTGCATTGGTTGCAAAGCTTGTGTAGAAGCTTGTCCATACGACGCAAGATATATTCATCCCGATGGTTATGCTGATAAATGCACTTTTTGTATTCACAGAGTTGAAAAAGGATTACAACCAGCTTGTGTTGAAGTTTGTCCAACTCATTGCATTTATTTCGGAGATTTAGATGATCCAAATAGTGAAGTAAGTCAATTGCTTAAATCTCGTAAATGGCATGTAAATCTCCCAGAAGCTGGCACTGAACCAAATATCTTTTATTTAATTTGA
- the nrfD gene encoding polysulfide reductase NrfD, with amino-acid sequence MQDLLELTTTRHNPHIDPYMSMWEWQIPLYLFLGGIVAGMMIISGFFIFSKRYKETDCACFSTPLISLILISLGMFFLFLDLSHKLYVWRLYTTFKINSPMSWGAWILLLVYPALILNLLLKPPLFIQEKIKSIANISLKISSHPFLVKITGIANMLIGLMLSAYTGVLLSVMGSRPLWNSSLLWFLFLVSGLSTAAAFVHLFAKNKYESELLAKADNGFLTLELFVIFMYIIGLLSSAKPHKEAATLLINGPFAPAFWVLVILMGILIPLFIQLLAVNHKIKHTPVAPIFVILGGIILRFIIVEAGQYSHWFNAHFK; translated from the coding sequence ATGCAAGATTTACTTGAACTTACAACCACTCGCCATAATCCTCACATAGATCCGTATATGTCAATGTGGGAGTGGCAGATTCCTCTTTATCTTTTCCTGGGCGGAATTGTCGCTGGAATGATGATCATAAGTGGATTCTTTATTTTCAGTAAGAGATATAAAGAGACAGATTGTGCGTGTTTCTCAACTCCGTTAATTAGTTTGATATTAATCAGTCTTGGTATGTTCTTCCTCTTCCTTGATTTGTCTCACAAACTTTATGTTTGGCGCCTCTATACTACTTTTAAAATTAATTCACCAATGTCTTGGGGCGCCTGGATTCTTCTACTTGTCTATCCAGCATTGATACTGAATTTACTTTTAAAGCCACCATTGTTCATTCAGGAAAAAATTAAATCAATTGCCAATATCAGTTTAAAAATTTCATCGCATCCATTTTTAGTTAAGATTACTGGTATTGCTAATATGCTAATTGGCTTGATGCTTAGTGCATACACTGGTGTTTTATTAAGCGTAATGGGTTCAAGACCTCTCTGGAATTCTTCATTGCTCTGGTTTTTATTTTTAGTTTCAGGACTTTCAACAGCAGCAGCATTTGTTCACTTATTTGCAAAGAATAAATACGAAAGCGAATTACTTGCAAAAGCAGATAATGGCTTTTTAACTCTTGAACTCTTTGTCATTTTTATGTACATAATTGGATTGCTTTCTTCCGCAAAACCGCATAAAGAAGCTGCAACTTTGTTAATTAATGGTCCTTTTGCTCCAGCATTTTGGGTCTTAGTTATTTTGATGGGGATTTTAATCCCACTTTTTATTCAATTACTTGCAGTCAATCATAAAATAAAACATACACCTGTCGCGCCAATTTTTGTCATCTTAGGTGGAATTATTTTGAGATTTATCATAGTCGAAGCTGGACAATACAGTCATTGGTTTAATGCACATTTTAAGTAA
- a CDS encoding YeeE/YedE family protein, with protein sequence MTTLAKKISELFTKDIELVEAKPKPYSNPYLTGIGLGIVLLLSFVIMGRGLGASGAMSSLIAYGVYNISPEHASSNEFYKEYIGDGTTNPLKDWLVFEVLGVLVGGFISGTLAGRVRKRVEKGPNISKGKRLFFAFIGGALMGFGAKLARGCTSGQALTGGALLNLGSWIFMVMVFAGGYAFAYFLRRQWL encoded by the coding sequence ATGACAACACTTGCAAAAAAGATTTCTGAACTTTTTACTAAAGACATTGAACTTGTTGAGGCAAAACCCAAACCTTATTCAAATCCTTACTTGACTGGAATTGGTTTGGGAATTGTTCTTCTTCTCTCATTCGTCATAATGGGTCGAGGCCTTGGTGCCTCTGGTGCAATGTCTTCACTCATCGCATACGGAGTTTATAATATCTCTCCAGAACATGCTTCATCAAATGAATTTTACAAAGAATACATTGGTGATGGGACTACCAATCCATTAAAAGACTGGCTTGTTTTTGAAGTTCTTGGTGTCCTTGTTGGTGGATTTATCTCAGGCACTTTAGCTGGTAGAGTCAGAAAAAGAGTAGAGAAAGGACCAAATATTTCAAAGGGTAAAAGATTATTCTTTGCCTTTATTGGTGGTGCTTTGATGGGTTTTGGAGCTAAACTTGCTCGTGGCTGCACAAGTGGTCAGGCACTTACCGGCGGTGCTTTACTCAATCTTGGCAGTTGGATATTTATGGTGATGGTTTTTGCCGGTGGTTATGCTTTTGCATACTTTCTAAGGAGGCAATGGTTATGA
- a CDS encoding YeeE/YedE family protein gives MNAPFFKFGYFNTEISLVIAFLIGIGFGFALERGGFGSARILAAQFYLSNMRVLKVMFSAIVTAMLGVYYLGVIGFLDLKLIYMTETYILPQAIGGLILGIGFIIGGYCPGTSVVSFATGSIDGLMFILGALFGIFTFGEIYPLISDFYNSTNLGVVRLPEALHLPYGLVVFLVVVMAIGAFALAEWAEKKYAFRNPENEK, from the coding sequence ATGAACGCACCATTTTTCAAATTCGGATATTTCAACACTGAAATAAGTCTTGTGATTGCATTTTTAATTGGAATTGGTTTCGGTTTCGCTTTAGAAAGAGGTGGATTTGGAAGTGCAAGAATCCTAGCTGCTCAATTTTATCTTTCTAATATGCGAGTTCTTAAAGTAATGTTTAGCGCAATAGTAACAGCAATGCTGGGAGTGTATTACTTAGGAGTAATTGGATTTCTTGATTTGAAATTAATCTATATGACTGAAACTTACATTCTCCCTCAAGCTATCGGTGGACTTATTTTAGGAATTGGTTTTATAATTGGCGGCTATTGTCCGGGAACATCTGTCGTTTCATTTGCCACTGGTAGTATTGATGGATTAATGTTCATTCTTGGAGCCTTATTTGGAATATTTACATTTGGTGAAATTTATCCACTCATTTCTGATTTCTATAATTCAACAAATTTAGGAGTTGTCCGTTTACCTGAAGCTCTCCATCTACCTTATGGGCTTGTTGTTTTTTTAGTTGTTGTTATGGCAATTGGTGCTTTCGCTTTGGCAGAATGGGCAGAAAAGAAATATGCTTTCAGAAATCCGGAGAATGAAAAATGA
- a CDS encoding rhodanese-like domain-containing protein: MKKLFSKLSLNQKLALVAILLGVIALLAGNPFDNDIVEVNVKDLALSTVKDSDKIKPEVIADWLIQGKADFVLIDLRNPEEFEKYSLPEAENIPLVSLPEAELYRNQKLILYAEDNLRAAQGWFILKSKGFKNVYILDGGLESWKNEVLFPKLSSNPSKEELSLFEKKKAIAKYFGGQAITGNASVEEKTEISLPSPTSTQKATGSIQPKKKKREGC, encoded by the coding sequence ATGAAAAAGTTATTCTCTAAATTATCATTAAATCAAAAGCTGGCTTTGGTTGCTATTCTTCTCGGAGTAATTGCGCTTCTCGCAGGAAATCCTTTCGATAATGATATAGTTGAAGTTAACGTTAAAGATTTAGCTTTATCTACGGTAAAAGATTCGGATAAAATTAAACCAGAAGTTATTGCTGATTGGTTAATTCAAGGAAAAGCAGATTTTGTTTTAATTGACTTAAGAAATCCTGAAGAATTTGAAAAATATTCACTGCCAGAAGCTGAAAATATTCCACTTGTTTCATTACCTGAAGCAGAATTGTACAGAAATCAAAAATTAATTCTTTACGCTGAAGATAATTTAAGAGCTGCTCAAGGATGGTTTATTTTAAAATCTAAAGGTTTCAAAAATGTTTACATACTTGACGGCGGATTAGAAAGCTGGAAAAACGAAGTGTTATTTCCAAAACTCAGCTCAAATCCGTCCAAAGAAGAATTAAGCCTTTTTGAAAAAAAGAAAGCAATTGCAAAATATTTTGGTGGTCAGGCAATTACTGGTAATGCTTCAGTTGAAGAAAAAACTGAAATATCTTTACCTTCACCAACATCGACACAAAAAGCAACTGGCAGTATACAACCAAAGAAAAAGAAACGAGAAGGTTGTTAA
- a CDS encoding ubiquinol-cytochrome c reductase iron-sulfur subunit: protein MEINRRKFLKQISNLIWIGFGFLIFKSSEKNLLNSKKGKIKTYENNFPEGITVLDGLIISKSGNELKIFKSTCTHLGCNVNLSFDQNLVCPCHGSKFKSNGKVISGPATKNLEEVQFELDRLKNQIIVYV from the coding sequence ATGGAAATAAATCGAAGAAAGTTTTTGAAACAAATAAGCAATTTAATCTGGATTGGATTTGGTTTTCTCATCTTCAAATCGTCAGAAAAAAATTTGCTTAATTCAAAAAAAGGAAAAATCAAAACCTATGAAAATAACTTCCCTGAAGGAATAACTGTTTTAGATGGACTGATTATTTCAAAAAGTGGAAATGAATTAAAAATCTTTAAATCAACCTGCACACATCTTGGGTGTAATGTGAATTTATCATTTGATCAAAATTTAGTTTGTCCCTGTCATGGTTCTAAATTTAAATCTAATGGTAAAGTAATAAGCGGTCCAGCCACAAAAAACCTTGAAGAAGTTCAGTTCGAACTTGACAGGCTAAAAAATCAAATTATAGTTTATGTCTGA
- a CDS encoding MerR family transcriptional regulator, whose protein sequence is MITIIDMSQSKPKYKISEAAKILGISVHTLRMYEREGLIIPYKKSTNQRLYSEEDIHRLRCIRNAIKEDKISIEGIKRIFSLIPCWAIVNCSLQNIDFCKALKSSNRPCWTFKHENNFCSDKDCRECEVYKIFNNCESIKSKLIELTFNGIYQKEELKEERI, encoded by the coding sequence ATGATAACTATAATTGATATGAGCCAATCAAAACCAAAATATAAAATTAGTGAAGCTGCAAAGATACTTGGGATTTCAGTACATACTTTAAGAATGTACGAAAGAGAAGGACTAATTATTCCATATAAAAAGTCTACAAATCAAAGATTATATTCTGAAGAAGATATTCATCGTCTACGATGCATTAGGAATGCAATCAAAGAAGATAAAATCAGCATTGAAGGCATTAAAAGAATTTTTTCACTAATACCATGTTGGGCAATTGTTAATTGTTCGTTGCAGAACATTGATTTTTGCAAAGCTTTGAAATCTTCAAATAGGCCTTGCTGGACATTCAAACATGAAAACAATTTTTGTTCAGATAAAGACTGCAGAGAGTGCGAAGTTTACAAGATTTTTAATAACTGCGAATCAATTAAATCAAAATTAATTGAACTAACTTTTAATGGGATTTATCAAAAAGAAGAATTAAAAGAGGAACGAATATGA
- a CDS encoding NAD(P)/FAD-dependent oxidoreductase, with the protein MRKLVILGAGTAGTMMLNKLYNALDLKDWSITIVDKEETHYYQPGFLFIPFEIYTRRDVIKPKRDFFPSGVEVIMSEIERIEPDKNRVILANNRVLPYDYLIIATGSRVDPNEVEGMKDKLWYKNVFDFYTIEGACALGNLFKHWDGGRLVIHITEMPIKCPVAPLEFAFLADWYFTERGIRDKVDIHFVTPLPGAFTKPRASAILGDFLEKKNIKLVTDFNIARVDNDEKKIVSWDEIEVPFDVLVTIPTNKGDEAIARSGMGDVLNFIPTDKHTLLAEGFDNIFVIGDATNLPSSKAGSVAHFQSEILFENFLDVIDGRKPTAKFDGHANCFIESGFGKGILIDFNYDTEPLPGKFPLPGIGPFSLLEETKMNHYGKVMFRWMYWNFLLKGIELPIESHMTMAGKRL; encoded by the coding sequence ATGAGAAAACTCGTAATCTTAGGTGCTGGTACTGCCGGCACAATGATGTTAAACAAATTATATAATGCACTTGATTTAAAAGATTGGAGCATTACAATTGTCGATAAAGAAGAAACACATTATTATCAACCTGGATTTTTGTTCATTCCATTTGAGATTTACACAAGGCGGGATGTTATAAAACCAAAGCGAGATTTCTTTCCTTCTGGTGTTGAAGTCATTATGAGCGAGATCGAAAGAATTGAACCAGATAAAAATAGAGTGATACTTGCAAACAACAGAGTATTGCCCTATGATTATTTAATAATTGCAACAGGTTCAAGAGTTGATCCAAATGAAGTTGAAGGGATGAAAGATAAACTTTGGTACAAAAATGTTTTCGACTTTTACACAATTGAAGGTGCCTGTGCGTTAGGAAACCTCTTTAAACATTGGGATGGTGGAAGGCTTGTTATTCACATAACTGAGATGCCAATCAAATGTCCGGTTGCTCCACTTGAATTTGCATTCTTAGCAGATTGGTATTTTACTGAAAGAGGAATTAGAGATAAAGTTGATATTCATTTTGTTACTCCTCTGCCCGGTGCATTTACAAAACCAAGAGCTTCAGCCATTCTTGGTGATTTCCTTGAGAAGAAAAACATTAAACTTGTCACTGACTTTAATATCGCAAGAGTAGATAACGACGAGAAAAAAATTGTCAGCTGGGATGAAATCGAAGTTCCTTTCGATGTGCTGGTAACAATCCCAACAAATAAAGGTGACGAAGCAATTGCTCGAAGCGGTATGGGTGATGTATTGAATTTCATTCCTACTGATAAACACACTCTTCTTGCTGAAGGTTTTGATAATATCTTCGTTATTGGCGATGCAACAAATCTTCCAAGTTCAAAAGCTGGTTCGGTAGCCCATTTCCAATCAGAAATTTTGTTTGAAAACTTTTTGGATGTAATCGATGGCAGAAAACCAACAGCAAAATTTGATGGTCATGCTAATTGTTTCATTGAAAGCGGGTTTGGCAAAGGTATATTAATTGATTTCAATTATGATACAGAACCACTTCCTGGAAAATTCCCATTACCTGGAATTGGACCATTTTCATTATTAGAAGAGACAAAGATGAATCACTATGGCAAAGTAATGTTCAGATGGATGTACTGGAATTTCTTACTCAAAGGAATTGAACTCCCAATTGAATCCCATATGACAATGGCTGGAAAGAGGTTGTAA
- a CDS encoding DUF1641 domain-containing protein: MENKELQLQLEEINKKLNVIMEEIELQRKHRQEMQDLKDDLMRVAKDVYLTSLDELEQVHDYLKTGDIMHLFKKLLRNVNNLTKLFEQLENLRDFAKDFGLISKGMSIDLMNKLDELDRKGYFAFLKETQKIFDNIVTSFTVDDVKALGDNIVTILNTIKNLTQPDMLHAVNNALNVYKKLDIEVKEDISILKLVKELNHPETKKALYFALQFLKSLSAINSNGNSVNKQEKIISTNTNK; this comes from the coding sequence ATGGAGAACAAAGAACTTCAACTTCAACTCGAAGAAATAAACAAGAAGCTCAATGTAATAATGGAAGAAATTGAGCTTCAGCGAAAACATCGCCAGGAGATGCAGGATTTGAAAGATGACCTAATGCGTGTTGCTAAAGATGTATATCTCACATCATTAGATGAGCTCGAACAGGTTCACGATTATCTTAAAACTGGCGATATAATGCATCTTTTCAAAAAACTTTTAAGAAATGTAAATAACCTGACAAAATTATTTGAGCAGCTTGAAAATCTGCGAGACTTTGCAAAAGATTTTGGATTGATTTCTAAAGGAATGTCAATTGATTTAATGAACAAATTAGATGAGCTTGACCGCAAAGGATATTTTGCATTTCTAAAAGAAACTCAAAAAATATTTGATAACATTGTAACTTCTTTCACGGTTGATGATGTCAAAGCTCTGGGTGATAACATTGTTACAATCCTAAATACAATTAAAAATCTCACTCAACCCGATATGCTTCACGCAGTAAATAATGCTCTAAATGTTTATAAAAAACTTGACATTGAAGTGAAAGAAGATATTTCAATATTAAAACTCGTCAAAGAATTAAATCACCCTGAAACTAAAAAAGCACTTTACTTTGCACTACAATTTTTGAAGAGTTTATCTGCAATTAATTCAAATGGAAACTCAGTCAATAAACAAGAGAAAATAATTTCAACAAACACAAACAAATAA
- a CDS encoding TusE/DsrC/DsvC family sulfur relay protein encodes MPTREILGKMIEFDDDGHLKNLSDWNEDIARELAKEEGIPELTERHWLVINYMRQEFQKVGDAPSIRKLTKESGVDTKELYQLFPKGPAKKAAKIAGLPKPKGCI; translated from the coding sequence ATGCCAACAAGAGAAATCTTAGGAAAAATGATCGAATTTGATGATGATGGACATCTCAAAAATCTTTCTGACTGGAACGAAGATATCGCCCGTGAACTCGCTAAAGAAGAAGGAATTCCAGAATTAACAGAAAGACACTGGCTTGTGATCAATTATATGAGACAGGAATTTCAGAAAGTTGGTGATGCGCCTTCAATTAGAAAATTAACAAAGGAAAGCGGTGTAGATACAAAAGAATTGTATCAACTCTTTCCGAAAGGTCCAGCAAAGAAAGCTGCTAAAATAGCTGGATTACCAAAACCAAAAGGATGCATTTAA